A stretch of the Lolium perenne isolate Kyuss_39 chromosome 3, Kyuss_2.0, whole genome shotgun sequence genome encodes the following:
- the LOC127344621 gene encoding BTB/POZ domain and ankyrin repeat-containing protein NPR2, producing the protein MDPPSSSITFASSSSYLSNGSSPCSLPPGALAPPPPAADGWVSGGVEGASLARLSNNLERLLLDPDLDCSDADVDMADGGPPVPVHRCILAARSPFFYDLVRGTRRGGGGDGLLLSAAISGGGGGDGAGTGRRPRYKMEDLVPGRRVGREAFLEFTRYLYTGKLRPAPRDVVSCADHACPHDSCPPAIRFAVELMYAAWTFKISDLVAVFQRRLLNFVDKTLAEDVLPILQVAFHCELSEVLNKCVQRIARSDLDSVSLDKELPPEVADEIKKIREKSPPDDGDPIIPDPVHEKRVRRIHRALDSDDVELVKLLLNESADITLDDANALHYAAAYCDSKVVSELLEMELASLNLKNRRGYTSLHLAAMRREPAIIMRLLGKGAVASQLTNDGRLASNICRRLTRLKDYNTKMEQGQESNKDRMCIEILEREMMRNPMIVEDSVTSPLLADDLQMKLAYLENRVSLARFFFPAEAKIAMHIAHADIIPEVGGVSAASTSGKLKEVDLNETPVIQNKRLRSRADALMKTVELGRRYFPNCSQVLDKILEDHMSDGFAVLHQQNGTPDEQKVKKMRLGELKEDVRKAYNKDTADNSVYSVLSSNSSSSPPQMAAKK; encoded by the exons ATGGACCCGCCGTCGTCGTCCATCaccttcgcctcctcctcctcctacctcTCCAACGGCTCCAGCCCCTGCTCGCTGCCGCCGGGGGcgctggcgccgccgccgcccgccgcggaCGGATGGGTCAGCGGCGGCGTGGAGGGGGCCAGCCTGGCGCGCCTCAGCAACAACCTCGAGCGCCTCCTCCTCGACCCGGACCTCGACTGCAGCGACGCGGACGTCGACATGGCGGACGGCGGGCCGCCCGTGCCCGTCCACCGCTGCATCCTCGCCGCGCGCAGCCCCTTCTTCTACGACCTCGTCCGCGGGAcccgccgcggcggcggcggcgacgggctcctcctctccgccgcgatctccggaggcggcggcggggacggagccgggaccgggaggaggccgCGGTACAAGATGGAGGACCTCGTCCCGGGGCGCCGCGTGGGGCGCGAGGCCTTCCTCGAGTTCACGCGCTACCTCTACACGGGCAAGCTCCGCCCCGCGCCGCGCGACGTCGTGTCCTGCGCCGACCACGCGTGCCCGCACGACTCATGCCCGCCCGCCATCAGGTTCGCCGTCGAGCTCATGTACGCCGCGTGGACCTTCAAGATCTCTGATCTCGTCGCCGTCTTCCAG CGACGGCTTCTTAACTTTGTTGACAAGACTCTAGCAGAAGATGTCCTTCCTATTTTGCAAGTTGCTTTCCACTGCGAGCTGTCTGAAGTGCTAAACAAATGTGTCCAGAGGATTGCAAGATCAGATCTGGATAGTGTATCTTTGGATAAGGAGCTCCCTCCAGAAGTTGCTGATGAAATAAAAAAGATCCGGGAGAAATCTCCACCTGATGATGGCGACCCTATCATTCCTGACCCTGTGCACGAGAAAAGAGTCAGGAGAATCCACAGGGCGCTGGACTCTGACGATGTCGAACTTGTGAAGTTGCTTCTTAATGAGTCTGCTGACATCACCTTAGATGACGCCAACGCATTGCATTATGCTGCTGCTTACTGCGATTCAAAAGTTGTCTCAGAGTTGTTAGAGATGGAATTGGCCAGCTTGAATTTGAAGAATAGACGTGGATACACATCGCTCCACCTGGCTGCTATGAGGAGAGAACCCGCTATTATTATGCGTCTCCTAGGCAAAGGAGCTGTGGCCTCACAGTTGACAAATGATGGCCGGCTTGCAAGTAATATTTGCCGGCGGTTAACAAGGTTAAAAGACTACAATACAAAGATGGAGCAGGGCCAAGAGTCAAATAAAGACAGGATGTGCATTGAAATCCTAGAGAGGGAGATGATGAGGAATCCTATGATAGTGGAAGATTCTGTCACCTCACCTTTATTGGCTGATGATCTTCAGATGAAACTAGCCTACCTGGAAAACAGAG TTTCGTTAGCAAGATTCTTCTTCCCTGCCGAAGCGAAGATTGCCATGCATATTGCACACGCAGATATCATACCAGAAGTTGGCGGGGTTTCTGCAGCAAGTACTTCTGGTAAACTGAAAGAAGTTGATCTGAATGAGACACCAGTAATACAAAACAAAAGGCTCCGTTCAAGGGCGGACGCGCTAATGAAAACAG TGGAGCTGGGCCGTCGGTACTTCCCAAACTGCTCACAGGTGCTAGACAAAATTTTGGAGGATCACATGTCCGATGGGTTCGCGGTGCTCCATCAGCAAAACGGCACCCCTGATGAGCAAAAGGTGAAGAAGATGCGCTTGGGCGAACTGAAGGAGGACGTGCGCAAGGCATACAACAAAGACACGGCCGATAACAGTGTGTACTCGGTCCTGTCATCTAACTCCTCGTCCTCGCCTCCCCAGATGGCCGCGAAGAAGTGA